CCAAGCCGCTGAAGATCCAGAAACCGACGCTGGAGGAGGACCTGATGATTCTAAAGTGCCCACGTCATCCGCGGAAACGCAAACAACATCACCTAGACATTTTCTTCCAGGGTATTTTACCGACCGCTTCTCTCTCTACGACTCGCCCCGATTACCAAATTCGTACCAAAACTCTCATTATCCGTCGAATGTGGCGTTGATCAAGGACTGGGACTCTTTCCATAGTCCAGACCTAAATACTAAGAAAGAAATCCCCTGTATCGCACCAGCAAGCGCTGCGTCGACTTTGGTTTTGGTTGGCAAACGTCACACCCCTTGTAACAGACTGAAAGATGAACATGGACAATTAGGTCTATTTTTCTTCGCCACGGATTTGGGAGTACGGACGGAGGGGAGGTTCTGCCTGCGAATGAAGATCATGGATCTCAGCTTGTACGTGTCAAATACCAGAAATGAACGAATTAACATCTGCTCGTCAGGTTCTTACGCGCTCCGAGCCCTGGCGATAGCGTGCCCATATTGGCGGAGACTATTAGTCAACCAATAGAGGTATAGTAAGTCCATCGAAAAGCGAGACCTATATTGCTGTGAGCTAATTTCGACTGTTGTCGTTGTGCTTGTGTGCGACAGCTCTGCAAAACGCTTCCCGGGAGTCATACCCACTACCAAATTAACTCGTTTGTTTGCTGCGCAGGGGATCAAGCTGGCTGTGAGAGAAAGTCACAAGCAAAAGTACCGCAACAAAGAGAGCGTGGATATGGATGTTCAAGATGGAatcgacgaagatgaagatggtcaatgagagatgaggaatgaCGATTGTACGATTGTATCGAGGTGTACCGTGTGGTGAGGTGTGAAGAAATTATAATATTGTAGAAGTGAAATATCGAGGATTAATCACAAATTCATATAACCAGATAATATGAAGGCGGGGCATGATGGTGTTTGTTAATAATGTGCGTCCTCtgtgaaaaaggaaataTCGGTTCACAAGCTGCGTGCTACAAAAGtgctcttccccttgcTGATACCTGGTATATATTTCTTCGCAGCTCCTCACTTACTATAGTAGAAGTAGTGGTATGTAGTAAGTAAGTGGACTTAACGATCTGCCAGCGAGGGTGGAGACTTCAACTGATGGCCAGCTTAGGTTATTCGAGCGGAGTCGCCAACTAACCTCATGTAATTCTAGGCAAAGCGATGACAGCCAGCGTCCGTTGTTTCTCGCCCAGTCTTGAATAGAGATCCAACCACCAACGCCTGGAAACAATTCACATCATCTAATATATTATCCAGCTTCAAGAGAGAGCCAGCGGCATACGACCgccacttcttccatcaacagAACAACTACAATAATGTCGCTGAAACCCATCTTCCTGTGTGTGCCTGAACCATTTTGTTTATGTATTAATTATTGAATTGTCTACTACATCTTGTACATTATATAAAAGAACTTATAAGCTGCTCTTGCAATGGATGCTCTATAGGACGTGCAACAATGACATGAGCTTTTTGATGAGAACAAGACTGAAGAGAGACgacagaagaagccatGAAACAAGGAAAATGGATTCAGGTCGATCTCATGAGGGGTCACATCACATAAGTCATCAAATTCAAGTATATCATTCTAAGTCCGACAATGCCCTTCTCGCCCTGAGAAATTTTGATTCTAGACGGCTGCAACAATTGCCTCGGCAGAGTTAAGTGCGCCAACCATCTTGATGCACTCTCTCCTACGAGCGACGATATCCGGAGACTCCTTGAGAAGCTCATCCAAGACATCGGGCTTGTACAGGTGTTCGAGAAGTTCACGTTGAAGGTTCTCCTTCGCATAATTGACAAGATTGAAAGTAATGGCTTTGGGAATCATGTCAATCATTTCCCGCTTTACAACGGAGAAATAAGAGGTGATTAAAAGTTCTTATGTACTTGTCAGCCATCGTCCATCACATACACGGTCACCTACTAATCACATCCGTCTCCATCAGCTCCCGTTCGTTGAGTGATGCAATAGGCTTGATAACGGGAGGCGGCGCTTCCATAGCTGCGGGACGCTTCCTTGGAGCTTTGTCTttagagaagaagcttccAAAGAAACTAGTTTCGTCTCGCTTAAAGTCTGCATCAAGATCCTTGCCATTATTAAGGGCATTAGGGGGAAGTTTCTTGGGGTCCGCCGGTTTCTCTGGGGGCTTGTTCGCGTTCATGCGCTCGTTAACGAGAGCCATGGCCTTGTGACCACCAATGAAGTCCGGATGGGTGGTGTTGACGTAGCATGCCTGCATGGCAACCATGTCGCTGACAAGCTTATTGGTTGGTTGCATGCAgttcttgaagaagttgatgacAACGAGGTTGAACCGATCTTTGAGCTCGGGGTATCGTTTGAATGTTTGCTGACTGTCAACTCAAGTCCAATAAATAGTTACTCACAGTCTTCCCCAAAAGGTGACCAAGTATCCGAATCAACTCATCATACACAAGAGCGCAGCACCTCAACGATGGTTCCTCTAACCTTCGAATTTGTTGCTTGACTATCACCTCGAAGGCAGTGGCACCGACAAATAACGAGGGAGTCGACCCTGAAGAATTGTAAAGAATTGTCCGAATATCACCATCCTTCACTTGATCAAATGGGTCAATGCTTTTGACACCATTGTTGTACAACTCGTGAAATACAAAGCTGATTCGGGCACCACCTGATAACTCGTTAAGGGAAAGATCATTGGTGTTGCCGTCAATGGCTGAGCGGAATTCGGAACAAAACTCAGTGATGGTCGAAAGAACTACACTTCCAGGATTGGTTTCACCCATTGGTCCGCCAAGAGCAGCAAGTTCGGTTTGGTATTTCGCAAGTTGCTGGCTGATGCGAGCTTTGATATCAGGAAGTGTATTTCGAATGTGGTGCATCAAGATCTAAAGCCTGTTAGTCCGCGTTCGGTGAATGTGAGACTTACGATATTTAGCTTCCTTGCCAACCATGGTGTACCACAATACTGGGCCTTGCCTGCGTAGCTCGGATGGTTTTCGAAAAActtcttttcattctccaATGCGGACGCGATAGATTTTGACTGGTCGATATCCTTCTGACCACGATTTACCACAGGGACATAACCAAGCCTCAAAGGAATGACTCGTCCGGCCAAGATATCCACCACATCTGTGCCTTGATCCATCAGGTCGACTTTGGTGAGGACACCGATAGTTCTGCTACCCTCTGGATCAACTTCGCGAGCCAGCTTTAATCCATCTGAGTTAGCCAGATCGGTGTTGGCGGCAGTGACGGCCAGAATGATGGCATTGGGTTTGGAAATGAAGCGCATGAGCATGTCACGAATCTGTTTCTCAATATCTCGAGGCTGGTCACCAACAGGGACCTTAGTCAAGCCCGGAAGGTCGACAAGAGTGAGGGTTAGGACATTGGGGGAGAAAATTCGAAGATTGATAGGGTTGGGCGAAATACCTTGAAGTATATCAGTTGCCACGAAAAGATATACATATCCTAAGCGCTCACCTGCATTTTTACCGGTCATTTTTTCAGTGTCTCTCACGATTTCTTCTCGAATCTGAGAAAAGTCATGGAACTTCTGCCCAGGCAGATGGAGAAACTCTCCCCACTCGTCAGGGTTGTTCTCATTCAGTTGCACCTTCTCCAATGCTTCTTCAGGTTTCTCTTTGGTCTCCGTACCATTGGCTTTGCTCGCCGCTGGTCGGTTGATGAGCTGCAGAACCTGAAAACAGGGTTAATATCTTTTCCCGTACAGCCACCCCAATGAGTCGTGAGACATACTAGAGGTCGACGGGTCACAATGCCAGTCCCTCGTGGCAAGAAGTCTCGACCAACGATATTCTACGAGCCCCCTTAGTTAAATGCTAAACATAAGGCAATATCGTACGTACTTCGAGAACCGACGATTTACCACTGCTTTGGGAGCCAATGACCGTGATTTGCGGCAAGTCCTACAATTCGTTAGAACCAAGCATAGCCTGATACACTTTTGGGAATGACAGCTTACAATATTGTTAGAAACACCTATCGAGGCAAACACATCTTGGAGCTAAAAGGACATAGTCATTGAGTGCGGTTCATACATCATACAGTAGGGGACGTCACCTTGTTgacgagagagatgagTTGCTGATCCATCGTGGCTCGAGCGGGCTACTCTTATATATTGATATCAAGTCCAGGTGCGATATGCGGCTAAGATCAGAGTGCTggaagtgaaaaagagggTTGGCGGGGTAGCGGGACGGGatagagagagaggaaaagattgaagaagaaaaggatgtggaagagagaCGTGCTGGAAGGTGAACGATGAATGCTGTAGTCGCCGGTCGCCGACTGAATCACACGCCACCGCTCTCTGGCTGTCCTCGTCTCTTGCTGTCGAATTGCCTCATCAGGCAATTCAGCAACGCCCTTTATAATTATTTTACTTTCTGGCTGTCCTAACTAACTGTTAATTATTTATCAAGCTTCCCCCgaggtgatgatgtcaTCCTCTGCTAATATACTCACCACCACTCGCTCTCTCTCTATTTACAGATCTGTACAAATTGAATAAACAAAATTGGTCCGACGCTACTTTCCGCCTGTCATAACAttgatcatctttcatcGTCCATCCACAGCCTGCCTTGCCTTGTACATATCCAAGATGTCCGTTGATACCAGCGTCAAAAAGCGGACAAAACTCAAGGCAGCATCCATCACACCGCCCAGTAAGAAATTCAAGCAAGCAGCCGTCACTCAACAACGTCCAATATCGTCTTTCTTTCATTCACCTGCCAAAAGCAGTGTCAATGGCAAAGAGGTCATTGTCATAGAGGATTCAGATTCAGATGATTATCCCCAGTCTTCGACCCAGGCGGCGACAGCACACGGCGGGAATAGTGATTTGGAATCCGCCAAAAAGTGTGTTCTTCAACTACCTGAAGAAGGTCAGATGAGCTCCCTAAGATAtgtgaaggagaaaggtgaACATGATCTGGCCAGTAATTCAGAATTTTTTCATGAAAGATTAAAGGCAACGCCTAATGGGACGGCTATCTCATCACTAACGGAAGGACAAGGATCAAATGATCGAGTACACTACTTCTTCCGAAACACCAAGAGAATAGCGAACGACGAACTTGCTATTCCCTCCAATATCACTACGTCTGCTTCAAAAGATTTGGCTGAAAAGATAGATTTTGATCACGATCCCTTCACCTTCGATCCGTCCCAAATTGCAGCAACTTCTTGGCCCAAGGGTCGTTTACCATACAGTATTCTCGTCGGCGTATATGTACAGGTTTCCAGTACAAAATCACGATTAGCTATCATACGAATCTTGACGAAGTACGTTCACAACCCTTCCTTGACTTGGTAACTATCCAT
This DNA window, taken from Cryptococcus deuterogattii R265 chromosome 3, complete sequence, encodes the following:
- a CDS encoding dynamin GTPase → MDQQLISLVNKLQDVFASIGVSNNIDLPQITVIGSQSSGKSSVLENIVGRDFLPRGTGIVTRRPLVLQLINRPAASKANGTETKEKPEEALEKVQLNENNPDEWGEFLHLPGQKFHDFSQIREEIVRDTEKMTGKNAGISPNPINLRIFSPNVLTLTLVDLPGLTKVPVGDQPRDIEKQIRDMLMRFISKPNAIILAVTAANTDLANSDGLKLAREVDPEGSRTIGVLTKVDLMDQGTDVVDILAGRVIPLRLGYVPVVNRGQKDIDQSKSIASALENEKKFFENHPSYAGKAQYCGTPWLARKLNIILMHHIRNTLPDIKARISQQLAKYQTELAALGGPMGETNPGSVVLSTITEFCSEFRSAIDGNTNDLSLNELSGGARISFVFHELYNNGVKSIDPFDQVKDGDIRTILYNSSGSTPSLFVGATAFEVIVKQQIRRLEEPSLRCCALVYDELIRILGHLLGKTQTFKRYPELKDRFNLVVINFFKNCMQPTNKLVSDMVAMQACYVNTTHPDFIGGHKAMALVNERMNANKPPEKPADPKKLPPNALNNGKDLDADFKRDETSFFGSFFSKDKAPRKRPAAMEAPPPVIKPIASLNERELMETDVIKLLITSYFSVVKREMIDMIPKAITFNLVNYAKENLQRELLEHLYKPDVLDELLKESPDIVARRRECIKMVGALNSAEAIVAAV